TAAAGCGTATGCGGCCAGCAGCCTACCATTGCTGGTGGAAAATGGAATCGATTTGGACGAGACGAACTATATTGCTCAACGAGACGCTGCGTATGGCAAGATTCTCACCGGGGGGACCCTGACTGGAGAGGGAAAACCAGGAGACGCCGAGGCCAAAGTCAAGATGCACATCAGCAACatggatgctgcagcagaagctctcAAGAACGGTTCGATATTCCCCGGAGCCGACGAAATCTTCCTCCCTTATCTCGACTCTCTATATAAGGAATCTGTCGATACCCGAGACCAGACCATGTTCACAGACTTGACCAAGAGGATGGAAGATCTGTTCATGGCCGATATGGATGCGTTGAACGTTCTTAGGCCGGACCACATCACAAGGGTGACCGAGTATGTTCCCCAGATCGTCAAGTTTGTAGAGCAGATTGTGAACAAGGGATTCGCCTATGAATCCGAAGGGTCTGTCTATTTCGATATTGGCGCTTTTGAAAAGGCCGGCAACTCTTATGCCCGACTACGACCTGAGAGCAAAAACGACAAAGCTCTccaagaagagggcgagggGTCTTTGTCGAAGAATCTGGGCGGCAAGAAAGGTGCTGGTGACTTTGCCCTCTGGAAGAAATCAAAGGCTGGAGAGCCGTTCTGGCCTAGCCCATGGGGCGACGGTAGACCTGGCTGGCACATTGAGTGCTCAGTTATGGCGTCTGATATCCTAGGCTCCCAGATGGACATTCACTCTGGTGGCATTGATCTTGCCTTCCCTCATCACGACAATGAGCTGGCCCAGAGTGAGGCTTATTTCTGCGAACATGGCAAAGGCGAGCATACTTGGGTCAAGTACTTCCTTCATATGGGGCATCTTTCCATTTCAGGTTCTAAAATGTCCAAGTCCTTGAAGAATTTCCAGACCATCCAAGACGCATTGGCAACCAGCTACACACCACGAAGCATGCGCATTGTATTCTTGATGGGCAAATGGAATGATGGCGTCGAAATCTCCCCAGACATGAGAGCCCAAGCTGATAACTGGGAGTCGACTATCAGCGTGAGTACAGGTCATCGCCCAACAGTAGTTGAATTTATCACTCAGCTAACCATATTTGACACAGAATTTCTTCACAAACACAAAGTCATGGTTGGCTGAGGCAGGCATCGAGAGCGGCGTAAAGTCACTCAGCATTAGCTCAGACAAGCCTGCCACCGGTCTCCTTGCTGAGCTCGAacaggccaagaaggacgtAGAGGCGGCGCTCGCAAACTCAATTGATACCCCGCGAGCGATGCTGGTCATCTTGAAGTTGGTTAACACCACTAACAGTTATCTCAAGGATAACAAGGACACAGATCTGGCTGAAGTCGAAGCTATTGCTCGCTATATTACAAAGTTGGTTGGCATCTTTGgtcttgatgccaatgctcAGCCTCCCTACGAAGGTCTTGGCTGGGCCTCTGTGATTTCTGAGAACACGGATCCTGAAACTGCCGTCAAGCCCTATGCTGAAGTGCTTGAGAAGGTCAAGTCAGATATTGGCGCCCTCTCGCTGTCCAACGAAGTCGTTGGTACGCTTCTCTCGAGAGATCCTACGGCGGAATTCCAAGCCATCGCTCAGGGAGGCTCTCGTGATATAGAGAGATTATCGCTGCCTTACTTGAGGGTAGTGTCTCAGATCCGTGACGAGCTCCGTCGCACTGTCTCTTCTTACGATCCGCAAACCAAGAAGGCAATTTTGCAAATCACAGACCGAATTCGCGACCAAGACCTTACCAACCTCGGCGTTTATCTTGATGACCGGCCTGATAACCAGCCATCGCTTATCAAATTCGTACCCGCCGCGGAACTCATCGCTGCTCGCGAAGAGAAGATTGCACGAGAAGCCGAGaaggcaaggaagaaggaagaggcaaGACTTGCTAAGGAAAAAGCAgaccaagaagctcgagaaaaggcaaaggttCCTCCAGAGGAGCTATTCAAAAAGGATGAGCGTTACAGCGCTTGGGATGAGCAGGGACTGCCCACCAAGCTGAAAGACGGCAACGAGGTACCCAAGAGCCAGCTCAAGACGCTCAAGAAGGCATGGGATAAACAAAAGAAGATCCATGAGGATTTGAAGGCCAAGGGAGGCCTGTGATCACTTTAATCTGTTttcattttgtttttgagTGCTAGATAGCAGCTAGATACGTTTTTTGCAGACATTCATAGCTCTTCTACCAAGATACTCCGGCCATGGGAGAGTTGGAAACGGTTACACCCCATTGCATTGGTGACTGGTTCCCCCTAGCAGCACTCAAGTTGATGCTACAGTGCCCTGTGTCTCTTGGCTGAGAGTGACAGGTTCAACTTGACAGTTGTGCCAGCTGGCAGCCGTGGCAACGTTTGTCGCCACGTGATAAggggttgaagttgaagtaaGGCCGTTTGTGTTTATTGTGAGCCTTGGCTTTTGCCAGCTGCAACGCGCGAGGAGAGGAAAACACGCGTCAGGATCAGTCTCCATCCTTATGCATCCGTATTCCAGGTTTACGGGCTTTTGAATCAGCTTTTCTACAGATATTGGCTATCCATCGTCGACCATGCAGATCAATAACTTCTATGTCTTGTACAAGCAAGACACCAGACTCTTGTTGTACTGGCTCGTCAAGACTTCAAACGGCATCATTCGGTCTCAAGATGCCGCCGAGAATGAGACACTACTGGAAAACTTCACAGGTCAGGTCACCGTCTCGGACCTCGTCTCCATGGCTGAGATTATTGCGGAACAAGGTGTCGAAATACCATCTATGATATTTAGTTTGTTTCAGTCCGTGATCGAGTTGCGGTCCATCTACCACTCTCAGTTTCAGCAGCTTGCATCTGTACACCCCAACGAAGAGCTCGAAAGAAATAACGTGACGCACAAGTATTTCATCGATACTCTCACCACGGCGTTTAATATCCTGGGCGGTGAAGCGTGGCTATCATCACATGATCAGGAGAAGCAAGCGAAGaacgacgaagaggaagctggCCCCAGCATTTTCACCACTGCCAACAAGTTTTCAGTCTTAAATCTAGAGAGCGATCCAGAGAGTGACGGTGCTAACCATGAAGAGTCTGACAAAGAAAGCAGCAGTGTCGCGTCTCCTCAGCAGAAACGACGAAAACGggctggcaaaggcaaacGAAAGAAAGTAAATGGAAAGAAGACACGGAGAAAGTCTTCAAAAGCAACCAACGAACTCTTTGATGAGGTGCCCCTAGAAAGCTACCGCATCATTGAGGACAATGAAATGACGGAATATGTCATGGCGGTGCTTGCGCTGACGAGAGATTGGATTCAGCTTCGATCATTCCTGCAGGATTTTTGGCAGAGAGTAGCCTACAAGAACCTTAATACTGCAGTAGCAGCTACTACTGCCAAAATTGCTGTGGCAATGGTCAAGCAATCCGAATCTACGATTTTCGTTGACTTTCCGGGTTACGAATCGTTTGAGATGGTCATGCACACCCTCACGCAGGGGGACGTCAAGAAGGCAGAAAAGGAATTTCGTCTTACCATCGAGCCCCATAAGGGGGAAGACTCGGCCAAAACAACTGAAGTGTCGCTGGATATCAAAGAGCTTTTCCTGATCCATGCATACGAAGATCTCGTCGACTTCATCACGGATTATCAGAAGACGCGAAGCGGAAAGCCGACGAAGCGGATGCTTGCTCAGCTTGACAAGTGGCATCCTCATGTCAACTTAAAAGATGCTACCAAGGAGCAGAGAATCAAGTGGAGACGCAGTTATACAATCAACTGGCTGTACGATCTTGTCAATGTCACCGCGTGTGCTGCTCTGTTTGGCAAGGATGCCAAGGGAGAAGACTATGTATTGGACCAAATGGACTGGTCCAACGCTGGCCCCTTGAAATCTCATCACCGGATATTTGGCTTGATCGACTTCGCCGCAGAGGTGACGACGCTTGCGATGCAGAAGCCCGGCACTGCCTTTAGCCACAAGATCCCCTCTCACCTCGTCTTCTACCTTCAGTGCATTATGGATGCCTGGACCATTTCTCGCGGATGGACAATCAGCGGTGTAGAGGGCCATATCATCATCGATCCTGCAAAAGGCTTTCATCCGCGGCGTGATTTGAAGATATTTCTCGGTCAAGGGGACCCGGCAGCATCGGGCCATGGTTTCTTCCCGGACACTGAGAATCTCAAATCGACGTATCAGCGCTTCCAAACTACTGACAAGGCCTTCGAGCACACGATGGACTGCATCGTGGTTCTTGAGAAACTCGGTATTGAAttcgccgccgccttggGAAGATGTCAACTCTTCCAACAGCTAGGGGCCGTACTGCCCTCTCGGTTCTCGGCGACAAGTTTCAATGGCGTGTGGGATTactctccttttctctgcGGCGCCGGCCTGGCAGAAGCAATCGAGCTCACTTATCGAAGCATCATGGTTCTGTGGGATAGAATGCGAGAACCGATGCTGGTCCTTCATCTACACAACATGCTGGTGCAAAAGGGATACCTCCAACGACCTATATCTGTGTACAATCGGCTGGACGATATGTTTTCCGAAAGCTTCTACTATGGAGGAGTGCGCCCCAAGGATAGATTTGTCGAAAATTTTCAAGCCCATGTTCACAAGATGGTGACTCGCAAGGAATTCCTTCAGGATCGGGCAAATCGGCGAGCAACATCCACAATTACTAGCGCCCGCGAGTTTCTAGGCCTGGTTGTTCTTCGCCTTTTCAAGCAGAAGTCGACTCTGCTTCTTTATCAAGAGGCAGATTGGGATCCATCACGCATCCCGGACTGCGATATTGAGCCGTGGTCGGCTCTGGGGATGATTCGGCTCAACCAAACGAGACGCTTTCGCAACTCAGCATCGTGTCCTTGGACGTTGGAGAAAACGGAATTAGTCAAGCGAGCTCATTTCGCGGGTATGGATGAGCTCTTCGTAATGGCTCTTGATCCAATTTTCGAAACCTTGATGAATGACAGGCAGACATTGCTCTCTCGGATGACGCTCCGCTTACCGGATTGCGCCTCTACACAGCTCTCCTGGCTCCGAAACACCTGCAAAGCACCAATCAAGTCACGCAATAATGAAGAAATCCGAGACAGCGAATTCATGGCCGAAATGGTTCTGAGCATGCTTTGGAACGACATCCACGGCGACCTCTGCGGTGGGCTTCGACCCCTCTCGAGTCTCAACTATATATGGATCACAATACGATTTCTGCAGTATTTCGAAGAGCttgagaaggaggctgaaACCAGCGGCAGCGCCATGATTAGGGCGTTGTATAGTACCAAAGAACCCCGTGAAGACCTAGCCGCCTTCCAAGGAGATAAAAGACTGCTTGTTTCGTTGCGTGCTCTCGATGGCAAGGACGACGAGCTCCtgaagacgatggcgaaGACATTTGAGAAATGTGGAGGAACTTTGGCGAATTTCATGTATTGGCCTGAAGAGGCCATGAAGGCGATTGCATTCAATGAACCGGTGATAAGGGCTAGAGGCCATGACTGCTGTGTGATGTAACGAGGGGATGTAGATGGATTGAGTGGAATGGGCTGTGCTATGGAACTGGGACGATTCACTGAGCTTTTTATCACGGAAACAAGTAACTGGGAGAGGAGATGTAACTACTAAGGGAGGACAATCTGGCTTGATGTATCTGAATGTCTACACTGTATAAGATTTGATGGTATTATAGATGCCTTCTTGACTGAAATCATTGCATTTTACACAAGGCAGCAAGTCCAGCAGCCATCCTTTTTGTCCATAAGTATTAGTACTACACTGTGGAATGGAAGGTAATGTTAAGAGGAAGCTCACTATTTCCTTGGAAATCTGTGCAAAATTTCGTTAGTAGCTGAGCATTAGACAATATGAGTCTTGTTCACATTGTACATACTCTATTAGAAGGACATGGCAGAGGTCCACTGAAGCAAATGTCGTAGCAATCTGGGTCATTCTGGCGATCCTTTAAGGGggaagcagcaacagctccCACAAGGAGAATGAGCAGAGGATCAAAGAATCTCATATTCTCAAGTGTGATTTCTTGATTTGGATTTTCACTGTAAGACCCTGTTTCTAGATtaaagatggaagatgccTTCCAAGGGATTTGGGGGGAAGATGAGGTCTCTTATAGCACAGGTAAATGCACAGCTTCAGCTGAAAAGGCGTACATGTCATACTCTTCTCAGCCGCTTCGTATCGCCGCATGAGACAAACATTGAAACATGCAGCTCGCATATAGAAGGCAGCTGGAAGGTAGTATCAATTTTCTCATACTGTACTATGTATTGCATACACGAGATGCCGTTTTCAAGGGATAGCACCCAGTTTCTGCCCatccttctcttgttctATGCCATACACAGGACCATCCGTCTAGGAATTATTCCGCTCTCTGCGTAAAAGAGCAGCTAAAGTACTTCATATCGAGTAATAAATGCCTGAAAGAAATCGGGGTTCAGCTTCTTAGCCTCATTGGCAACAATCATTTAGCCGACATTTATGTGCCATAATGCCATTCCATAATACGAAACACAAGCTGCAAGTCATTTGTTTGCCCTTGCACACCACTTCATTTAGCCATACAGTAGGAATGCGGCCGTCATACAACGGCACGTCGGTGTCTGTAAGTACATTCTTGTGGTACTCAAACTCAACTGTGGCGCAGACGACAAAAACGACGCCACAAGTCTCAAGATCTTGAACGCCCCGAAACCCCGCCACTCCACGCCACGCCCGCTCCAAGTTCCACCTAAGCCGCGGCTCCGATTCCGCCGCTTGTTACCCAAAACCTCCAACTCTCAACATCCAAACAATccccaaaccaccaaaagaAACGGcatttccttctccctcttctctcttccacttTTCTCCATTCCCTCGCGGGTCATCCGCCCACCATGGCCCAATCCACCgcccaccgccgcctcctccaagaATACCGCGCCCTCACAAACAACCCGCCCGAAGGCATCACCGCCGGCCCCGTCTCTGAAGACGACCTGCTGCACTGGGAATGCCTCATCCAGGGCCCCGAGGGAACTCCCTTTGAGGGCGGCGTTTTCCCCGCAGAGCTCAAGTTCCCCAAGGACTATCCGCTGGcgccgccgacgatgaaGTTTCTCGCTGACATGTGGCATCCGAACGGTATGTGGCCCTTTATACCCATCTAAGGCATATATACATCCCCACGGCGGCTTTTCCAACACGTTGAGAGGGAAACAAAATGAGCAATGAAAATATATAAGTCTGAGAGGacatgttgaagaagaagctaaAAGAAATGTGCAACACCAGTCTACCCCAGCGGCCTCgtctgcatctccatcctccacCCTCCCGGCGACGACCCCAACCACTACGAGCACGCCTCCGAGCGCTGGTCCCCCATCCAGTCCGTCGAAAAGATCCTCATCTCTGTTATGAGCATGCTAGCTGAGCCCAACGACGAGAGCCCCGCCAacgtcgaggccgccaagaTGTGGCGCGAGCGTCGGGATGAGTACGAAAAGACAGTCCGTGACGGTGTTCGGCGCATGTTGGGTTTGTAAGAGTGCGGTCTTCTTTCAAAGACGTTTTCTCTTCTAGCGAAAAAGGAGGGGGAATATAAAGAGGGTAAGACCGCCAAGATAGAAGCAGAGATGGGTATACACGATGTGGTCTGGATGGGGCTTCATCTCAACGGATAGGGTTGCGACTTCTAATGTATTTGTTATATAAACATGTGTATGTATGATTGGGGGCTAGCATGGCGTATGGCGAAGATAATccaaggggaagagaaaTCATTGGGTAAAACACTGAAATCATTGTGCATCTGtatccatcatcaacatcgttgtcgtcgtcatcaaccaGTAGGAAACTGCCACTACGCCGTCTTTACTGCCACTCCCCTGTTTACCAAAGAACGCTGTCAAGTATGCCGCCTCATAGCCCATTGTCCGCTTTAAACTTGTCCCAGCTCTCGTTCAGGGTGCTAAAAACCAATCCAGCAATAAGTCTAACCTCGGTACTCGCGTCTTGTGGAAGCTAACACTCCAGTAAGCATGTTTCTCGGACTCATTCGTaaaagctcaagctcaaatGATTCCTTACCTTGTCAGGATGAGTCTTTGCAATGGCCTTCATGTACGTAATCTTGACCTTGTTCGCCATGACCAGCTCGTGCAGCCCAACCTTCTTCCATCCACTACTCTCCCATAGCACTTGGTCCATACTAGCCAGCAGAGCCCGCAggttctctcttttgccatCTCTCCAGGCGGATACCTTAGCATCAACCTTATCCGCAAGGGCAAACttctcatcgtcctccttAGCGGCGGCTTGGTTAGCCTCACGTAGCCTGGTAACCGCTTCCGAGTCTTTCTGCGGTGCACGGCTGGCAGCTGGCTGGGGTCGAGGCTTGACCACAGGCCTCGGCGCAGCTTTAGGCTTCGGAGTGAGGGCGTCCTGACATCGCTGGCGGCCCTTGACAGCGGTAGGTCCGCCAACACCG
This genomic stretch from Trichoderma breve strain T069 chromosome 1, whole genome shotgun sequence harbors:
- a CDS encoding ubiquitin-conjugating enzyme domain-containing protein is translated as MAQSTAHRRLLQEYRALTNNPPEGITAGPVSEDDLLHWECLIQGPEGTPFEGGVFPAELKFPKDYPLAPPTMKFLADMWHPNVYPSGLVCISILHPPGDDPNHYEHASERWSPIQSVEKILISVMSMLAEPNDESPANVEAAKMWREPKKEGEYKEGKTAKIEAEMGIHDVVWMGLHLNG
- a CDS encoding tRNA synthetases class I (C) catalytic domain-containing protein; this encodes MESLKLHNSLKPGAPVPFVPIRSGEVSWYACGPTVYDLSHLGHARNYVSTDIIRRILHHFFGFKLNFVMNITDIDDKIIIKARRQRLLEIEKAKNYSKEELAKLTRAAFKAYAASSLPLLVENGIDLDETNYIAQRDAAYGKILTGGTLTGEGKPGDAEAKVKMHISNMDAAAEALKNGSIFPGADEIFLPYLDSLYKESVDTRDQTMFTDLTKRMEDLFMADMDALNVLRPDHITRVTEYVPQIVKFVEQIVNKGFAYESEGSVYFDIGAFEKAGNSYARLRPESKNDKALQEEGEGSLSKNLGGKKGAGDFALWKKSKAGEPFWPSPWGDGRPGWHIECSVMASDILGSQMDIHSGGIDLAFPHHDNELAQSEAYFCEHGKGEHTWVKYFLHMGHLSISGSKMSKSLKNFQTIQDALATSYTPRSMRIVFLMGKWNDGVEISPDMRAQADNWESTISNFFTNTKSWLAEAGIESGVKSLSISSDKPATGLLAELEQAKKDVEAALANSIDTPRAMLVILKLVNTTNSYLKDNKDTDLAEVEAIARYITKLVGIFGLDANAQPPYEGLGWASVISENTDPETAVKPYAEVLEKVKSDIGALSLSNEVVGTLLSRDPTAEFQAIAQGGSRDIERLSLPYLRVVSQIRDELRRTVSSYDPQTKKAILQITDRIRDQDLTNLGVYLDDRPDNQPSLIKFVPAAELIAAREEKIAREAEKARKKEEARLAKEKADQEAREKAKVPPEELFKKDERYSAWDEQGLPTKLKDGNEVPKSQLKTLKKAWDKQKKIHEDLKAKGGL